A region of the Pseudarthrobacter phenanthrenivorans Sphe3 genome:
GACTCCTGCATCACGCCGCGAGCTTCGAGCAGACCACCCGCAAGGTGCTGTAGGGGGTACCCTATGGTGGCAGATTAGGGATCGACAAGCAGTGCCATCCGGAGCAAACTGGGCCTACGCTGGGCGCTCTGTCCACGGACTGGAGGAAGTTCGCGGGCATCAAGATAAAGGCGCCGCCGCAGCTGGACAGTCCCCAGGGACGGGCAGCCCGGCGGCTGGCAGCGAGGGCACAAAATGAAAAAGCTACTTACTTTGCTGGTTTCCGTGCTTCTGGTCCTGACTCTTGGCGGCTTCGCCAGGGCTGACGGATTCAGCAGGGGACTGATCAGCGTCACCTTTGATGACGGCTGGGCCAGCCAGCATGAGAACGCTCTGCCAATCCTGGACGAGTACGGTATTCCGGCCACCTTGTACATCACCTCCGGAGTGATCGACCAGCAGCCTACGTTCATGACGCAGTCGCAGATCCAGGATTTTGCGGACCGGGGCCATGAAATTGCGTCCCACACCGTGACGCATCCGCACCTCCGGGAGCTCTCCCCGGATCAGCTCGCCGCCGAGCTGACAGAAAGCCAGGCCACGCTGCGGCGGCTTTTCGGCCCGTCCGCTGCCACCAGCTTCGCTTCCCCATACGCGGAGTACAACAACGCCACTCTTGCAGCCATCAGGCAGGTGTACTCCAACCACCGCGCCTTCGACGACGACGGGACCGACAACTCGGGCTTCAACACCCGTGCAGCGTATGACCCGTACAACCTCAGGGTGAAGTTCGTGGAGTCCACCACCACCACGGACACGGTGCAGGGGTGGATCGATTCCGCCAGGGCGAATAACGCCTGGCTGATCCTGGCCTATCACGAGGTGGGGGCCAATATCGGCGGCGGCACGTACACCACGGACACGGCAGTATTCGACGCCGACATGAAGGCCGTCAGGGACAGTGGCCTTGGCCTTGTCACCGTTGGGCAGGGTGCAGCTGAAGTCCTCCTGCAGGCGGCAAGGAACTAGCGCGTGGACGGCGGCCCCCGGAAGTGGGGACCGCCGTCGTCCTTTACCGCTTTTTCCTGCGAGGGAACCTAGATGATCGCTGCCTTCAGTTCCTTGGCGGCGACGCCGGGGTCGTCGGCGCTGTAAATGGAACCCCCGACGACGGCCACCTCAGCACCTGCGCGCTGTACGGCTCCGATGGTGGAAAGGTTCACGCCACCTGCGACGGAGAACGGCACGCGGGCCTCCTCACCGGCGCTCAGCAGCACATCCAGGTTGTAGCCGGGCTTCGCCTGCTCGTCCAGGCCGGCGTGGAACTCGATGAACTTTGCCCCCAGGGCGCGGGCTTCCTTGGCGCGGCCCACCTTGTCCGCCACACCGATCAGGTCCACCACGATGCCCTTGTTGTGGGCTTTGGCGGCCTTGACGGCGCCGGCGATGGTGGAGTCGTCGGCGCTGCCGAGCACGGAGACCAGGTCCGCGCCGGCCGCGAAGGCGATCTCGGCCTCGAGCTCGCCGGCATCCATGGTCTTCATGTCCGCGAAGACGATCTTGTCCGGGTGGGCAGTCTTGACGGCGGTGACGGCTGCCAGGCCGGCGTTCTTCACCAGCGGCGTGCCCAGCTCAATGATGTCCACGTATTCGGCAACCTTGCCGGCCAGGTCGAGTGCTGCTTCGACGGTGAGGACATCCATGGCTACTTGCAGTTTCATTCTGTGTCTCTTTCGGGTTGGGAAACGGACGGTAAGGGAAGGGGAACTTATTCGAGGTTGGCGTGGCGCTGCCAGAGGTCCTCAGGAGCGGAGGCGTCTTCGTCCCACAGGCTCTGGAACACGGCCTCCGTGGTGGCAAACAGCACCTGTTCGAACAGGCTGCCGGAATACTGCCGGGTCACTGCCGAAGCGTGGTCCGTCTTCTGTGCTGCAGGGATAAGTACGACGGCGGCGGCCGCTGCGGCGAGCGGGGAACCTTTGCTGGTGGTGTAGGCAGCCACGCGGGCTCCCTGCGCGACGGCGGTTTCGGCAGCTTTGACCACTCCGGCCGTGGTGCCGGAACCGGAGGCCGCGAGCAGCAGGTCACCGGCACGAATGGCCGGTGCGGTGGTCTCGCCCACCACGTGCACCGCCAGGCCGAGGTGCATGAGCCGCATCGCCGCCATCTTCAGGACCAGGCCGCTGCGGCCTGCACCGGTCACGAAGATCCTGTCCGCCAGCCGAAGCTCGGTGACCAAAGCAGCCACTTCTGCCGGATCGACGCCCTGGAAGACATCGCTGATCTCGTCCAGGACCAGCGCCCTATTGACGGCAAAGGCCCTGCCCGCTCCGGTGACGGAAGCTCCGGCGAACTCCGCCGGGACTGTCTCTGCAATGGTGCTCATGCACCTACCTCCTTGAACGTTGTGACCCTTCAATGCTCACCCGTCCAAAGGGTGGGTCCAACGCCGCCTCCGGGCAGTCATACCTGCCCAAAGGGGTAGGTGCATAAGCCGGTGAGCCGTATACTGGGCGGGTGGAACGCCTCAACCCAGCTCTGTTGGAAGCAATCGCAGCCCTGGCCACTGCTCCTTTGATGGACATCGCACACCGGTTGCGGGAAGCCCTCGCCCCCTACTGGGAATCAAGCGCCCTGGTGGTCTTCACCGAGGACTGCACCGGGCGGCCGCAGAAGAAGGCCGGCGCCGAGGCCATCATCAGCCGCGTGTCCATTGCGGAACTGGACACCATCCGGGCCTCGCTGGCTGAGGGGGAGGGCGGCGGGATGTGGCTTGGCGAAGCCGGCTTCGGAGGCGCCCGGCGCCCGGTGCTTGCTCTGACTTCGCCCAGCAACGCGCTGATGGTCCTCTCCGATCCGGAACCAACACCGGACACATCCGCCCCAATCGACCCGCGATGGGTCCTGCACTATCTGTGGACGCTCGCAGCCGAACGGATCCGCGAAAAGGTGGCTGATGCGCCGCCGTCGTACCTCATCGAGTCCCGGGCCGCCTCAGCCGAGCGCCTGCGCGTGACAGCCGAACTGGTGGACCAGCACTCCACCACCCTGGAAACACTGCTCGCGGCGCTCAGGTCTCCCGCCCTTGCGGACGCTGCCGCACGCACCGCAGCAACCGACGTGGCGGCCAAGGCCCTGGTGGGACTGCGCACGCTCAGTGACCGCACCACGGACCTCGTGGAGGAACCGGTGGCCTCCGCGTTCCAGCGCCTCCGCGAAGACCTCCGCCCGCTGATGAACTTCAGCGGGATCGACGTCCAGTTCATCGAGCCGCCGGTCAACGGGAGGGCACTTCCGGGCGAAGTGGCGCATGCCGCGCGGGCCATCGTGCGCGGCCTGGTGCTTGCGATGGTGGACCAGCAGGGGGTCCGCCGGATCCGCACGCAGTGGGATTGCGACGGCGCCAACCTCCTCATCAACGTCCGGGACGACGGACCCGGCGAACTTTCGTCCTCGGCCCCCGCGATGGCACGCCTCGTCCAGCGCGTCGAGGCGCTGAACGGCAGCATGGGCGTGGATGTGATGCCCGGCTGGGGGGCCGACGTCGCCGTCGTGATTCCGCTGGACCCGCCGGCCCGCCCGCTGGCCGAAGCGGCGGACTGGAACCTGGGGGAGCGGGAGCTGGAGGTGCTGCAGCTGCTGGCCGCGGGCCAGCGGAACCGCAGCATCGCCGCGAAACTGCACATCAGCGAGAACACCGTGAAGTTCCACCTCCGCAACCTCTACCGGAAGATTGGGGCGTCGTCCCGGACGGAAGCCATGGCGCTCGCCCACAGCAACGGGCTGCGCTGACTGCCTGCCTGATTCGATTCCCCCATTGCCGCCGGGCGTTGTTGTTCCTGGCGTTGTGATTTCATCCACCGCAAGCTGGTTGAGAGTATTAGCCATGGCTTCGAACAATGAGCGCGAACCCGGGATCGATGGTGAACCGGGTCAGTCCGGCGGCGTGCAGTCTGTTGACCGCGCCCTCACGGTGCTGGAAATCCTGGCGCGGGAAGGCCATGCCAGCGTCAGCGAGATCGCCGAGGAAATGGGGATCCACAAGTCCACCGTCTCCCGGCTGCTCGGTTCCCTGGTCACCCGGGAAATGGTCCACCAGAACAGCGACCGCGGCAAATACCAGCTGGGCTTCGGCATCCTGCGCCTGGCGAGCTCCATTCCCGGGCGGCTCAGCCTGGTCCGGGAGGCCCGGCCGGTGCTGGAGGCGCTGGCGGAGGAATTCAAGGAGACGGTGAACCTTGCCGTCCTCCGCTCCAATTACGCAGTGAACGTGGACCAGGCGATGGGCCCCTCCACTTTGGCCACCTATGACTGGGTGGGCAACCTGACCCCGCTGCACGCCACCTCAAGCGGCAAGGTCCTGCTGGCTGCGCTGCCGGCCGAGGAACGGGACCGCATTTTGAAGGAGACCGGCCTGCCGCCCAGGACTCCGCGGACCATCACCAACCGCAAAGAGCTTGAAACCCAGCTGATTGACGTCGCCCGCGAGGGCTACGGCGTGGTGCGGGAGGAGTTTGAGATCGGGCTGGCTGCTGTTGCCGTGCCGGTCCACAACCACCTGGGTGCCGTGATCGGGGCCATCAGCATCTCCGGCCCGGCCTTCCGCTTTGACCCGGAGAAAACGCCCGGACTGATCGAAGCCCTCAAAGACGCGGGACTGCAGGTCAGCGCCAGGATGGGCTACACCGGCGGCCGCTGACGCATCAGCTTCCCCGGGGAGGACAAGGAAGCCCCCCGAGCACCAGGACGCCCCAAGCCGGCAGCGCTCAAAGTTCCTCCTCTTCGAGCCGTTCGGTGAGGATCCGGTTGGCGTTGACCTGCAGGATGCCGAGCGACTCCTGGATCAGGGGTGCGGCGATGCTTCCCCTGCGCACCGCGGCGACGATGCGGCGCGTGGGTTTCGACTTGCCCGTGATACGTAACCGGACCACGTTTTCGGCACCGTGCAGTGGCGCCAGCCGGGGCAGCAGGCCGACGCCGAGCCCCGCACCCACGAACGCGATGTGGGTTTCCCATTCGACGGCTTCATGGGCGATCCGCGGTGTCACCCCCACTGCCGTGAATGCGGCTGTGAAGAGGGAATGGTAGGTGGAACCCGCGGCCTCCGTGATCCAGGGTTCCGATGCCAGCTCTTCAAGAGTCGCTGTTTCCCTTGACGCCAGCGGATGGTCACCGGGAATGATCACGTCCAGGGGATCGTCGAGCAGGACCCTCTGCTCAAAGCGCGGATCGTCCTCACCGTAACTGTCGGACTGCATGGCGATGATGACTGCAAGGTCGATGCGTTCCGCAATCAACAAGTCGAAGCAGCGGGCCGGATCAGCCTCAAGAACCTGCACCTCCAGCAGGGGGTGTGTTGAGCGCAGGGTGGCGGCCAGCGGCGCGAGCAACTGGGCGGCGGCAGAGGAGAATCCGCCGAGGCCAAAGTGGGACTGCACCTGGTCGCCGGCCTCCATGGCTGCCGCGCGCAGGGTCTCCCACTGGGCAATGAGGGGATCCGCGCCCGCCACGAGAAACCGCCCCGTAGCGGTAAGCCGCACGCCCCGGCCGTCTTTCGTCAGCAACTGCATCCCAAGCACGCGCTGGAGCTCCCGCAATTGGGCGGAGACGGCAGAGGGGGAGTAGCCGGTGAGTTCCGCCGTCCCGCCGATGGTGCCGCAGCGGGCGAACACCCGCAGTGTGATGAGCCTGGCGTCGATCATGCACCTATTCTGCATGATTATGTTCAATATCTCGCGCTTTTATTGCAGCGCCTGTGACCCTAATCTCATCACTACAAAGCTTTTCGACCACGCCGCCCGCCCCCATGCATCCGTGGTCACAACGCAACACCCACTACCCATGCCTCCCGGGAGGAAACCCATGACCGCTTCAGTGAACGTGCCCCTCAATACACGCGGAAAACTCGCTGCATCATTGCCTGACGAGCAACTGGCAGAAATCACCGCTTTGTTTCAGTTCCGGCGCACCGGCTACTCCCTCGATGCCCCTTTCTACACCGATCCCTCGATCTTCAAGATCGACATGGAGGCCATTTTCGGCCAGCACTGGATCTTTGCCGCGAGTACTGCTGAACTGCCGGAGCCGGGCGACTACGTCACCGTCGACTACGGGCCCTACTCGCTGATTGTGCTGCGCAACGACGACGGCGGCGTCAACGTCCTGCACAACGTGTGCCGCCACCGCGGTGCCCGGGTCCTGACCGAGTCCGCCGGCTCCACCGGTAACCTCGTCTGCGGCTACCACTCCTGGACCTATTCCCCCGAGGGCAACCTGATCCACGCCTCCGCCCCCGGCGAAGCCAAGTTCGACAAGAACTGCTTTGCCCTCAAGCGCGCCCACGGCCGCGAGGTCGCCGGCCTGATCTTCGTCTGCATCGCGGACGAACCGCCAGCCGACTTCGACGAAACCGCCAAGATCTTTGAGCCCTACCTGGCGCCCCACGATCTCTCAAAGACAAAGATTGCCTACCAGCAGAACATCATCGAAGAGGGCAACTGGAAGCTCGTCATGGAGAACAACCGTGAGTGCTACCACTGCGACGGCCACCCTGAGCTGGCCTGCTCCCTCTTCCCCACCTGGGGCCTGACGGAGGGCCTGATCCCGCCGCATCTTGAGGAAGTGTGGGACCGGAACAAGCAGGCCCAGTCCTCCCTCGAGGAGCGTTGCCGCCGCTACGGCCTTCCCTACGAGGTGGTGGAGCAGCTTGACACCCGCATTGCCGGAATCCGTATTTCACGGGAATCACTCGATGGCGAGGGTGAGTCATTCTCCGCTGACGGGCGCAGGCTTTCCAAGAAGCTGCTTGGTGACTTGCGGGACTTCCGTCTTGGCCGCTGCTCGATGCACCTGCAGCCCAACAGCTGGTTCCATTTCCTTGGCGACCACGTCATCACGTTCGGTGTCTTCCCCATCAACGAACACCAGAGCCTCGTGCGCACCACGTGGCTGGTGGCTGACGACGCCGTGGAAGGCGTCGACTACGACCTGGAGAAGCTCACCTACACCTGGAAGCAAACGAACCTGCAGGACAAGGCGTTCGTGGAACTCTGCCAGCAGGGTGCCGGCAGCCCCGCCTACGAGCCTGGTCCCTACATGAAGAGCGAATACCAGGTGGAGGCATTCATCAACTGGTACGTGCAGCGCGTGCAGGAGCACTTGGCATGATTGAACTCCTCACTGAAACGGCAATCCAGGAACCACAGCGAATTCGCGGTCTTGAGATGCCGTGGAACAGGGTGATGGGAAGCACTGAGGCACCCGCCCGGGCAGCCCGTGTATTGAACCCCTGGCATCCGCAGGAGTTCATGGCTGAATGCGTCGAGACCGTTCCCGAGGCCGGCGCCATGATGACCTTCGTGTTCCGCCGCTGCGACGGTGCGCCCCTGGCGTTCCGTGCGGGCCAGTACGTGAACATCGCATTCCCCGTGAATGGCGAGGACCAGGAACCGGTGGACCGCAGCTACTCGCTGTCCAGCTCGCCCACCCAGCCGTGGACCTTCAGCATCACCGTCAAGTGCGACCCCACGGGACTGGTCTCCCCGTGGGTGCACGAGAACGTCAAACCCGGCACCGTTCTTGAGATGCTGGGACCGGTGGGAGCGTTCCACCTGCCCGACGCCGACCGCCGGGCACGGTATCTCCTGCTTGCCGCCGGCGCGGGCATCACTCCCATCATGTCCATGGTCCGGACCATCCACTCCCTGCCCGGACACGCCGATGTCGTGGTGCTCTACCACGGCTCCGATGCCGGTGGCTTTGCCTTCCACCGGGAACTGGCCTATATCGCCTCCGTGGATTCACGCCTCAAGGTCTACTACTCCCTGGGGGACCGCAGTGTGCCGGAGGGATGGGAAGGACTCAGCGGAAGGCTGACGGCGGCCATGCTCGAGGAGGTGGCCCCGGACGCCAACGGCCGGCAGGTGTACGCATGTGGTCCTGAGGGTTACCTGAACACCGCCACCGAGCTTCTGAAGAAGGTCGGCGTGGACGACACTTCCATCTACATGGAGTTCTTCTCGGGGGACCGCCAGACGCTCCTTGAATACCAGGCGGAGGTGGCACTGGCAGCCGACTTCGCGGAGGAAATCGCCGAGGAGATCGCCGATTCCGCCGAGGACTACTTTGAGAGCCAGCCCGCCGCGTTCGGCCTCTACGAGCCTGGTTACGACGCCGACGGAACCCTGCAGGCCTCGGGGCTGCCGCTGGAAGTCGTCGACCCCGAGACACCCGGATCCGATTCCGATTCCGACGCCGGCATCCCGGGCAGCGAGCCGGAAGCCGGTTCCCCTGATGCCTCCAGCTTCGACACGGTGGGAACAGGCAGCCTCACCATGTCCTTCATGCGCACCGGCATCAATGTGCGGATCGACCCCACCGAGCACATCCTCGAGGCGGCCCAGCGCGCGGGCGTCAGGATTGGCGCGAACTGCAAGGAAGGCATGTGCGGCTCCTGCAAGGTCGTCAAGCTTTCCGGGGACGTCGAGATGAACCACCAGGGCGGAATCCGTGCACGGGAAATCTCCGCAGGCAAGTTCCTGCCCTGCTGCTCCACCGCGCAGACGGACCTGGTGATCGATGCCTGACCACTGTGACTCTGATAACTGACTGCCAATCTTCCGCCCGGCCTGGGGACGCCGGAGCACCACGCGAGCCCATGAATTCAAACCAAAGGACCTGACATGGCTTTGAACAGCGACATCCGCCCGGATGCCCAATCCCCCATTGAGCTGGAGGAGTCCCAACCCGTTCCTGCACCGGAAAGCTCTTTTTCCTCCCACGAGCCGCACGACGCGGAGGACACCCAGCAGATCCTCCAGGAACTCCGGCAGAGCAAGACTGAACGCGCGGTAACGGAACGCCGCAACCGCAAACTTGTCCTGGACAAGTGGACCTTCGGCATCACAGGCGTCATTGCCCTGGCCTTCGTCGCATGGGGCTTCCTCGGCCGGGACAGCCTGGCCACGGTTTCCACGGACGTCCTTGGCTGGGTCATGGAATACACCGGCTGGCTGTTTATGGTCCTGGCTTCCCTCTTCGTCGTGTTCGTGCTGTGGCTGGCACTTGGCCGCTTCGGCAACATTCCGCTGGGCAAAGACGGCGAGAAGCCCGAATTCCGGACGATCTCCTGGATCGCCATGATGTTCGCCGCCGGCATGGGCATCGGCCTGATGTTCTACGGCGTAGCTGAACCGCTGTACCACTTCATCTCTCCGCCGCCGGGAACGGTGGACGGTCACACTCCCGAGGCAATCCAGACGGCCATGGCCACCTCGATTTTCCACTGGACCCTGCACCCCTGGGCGATGTACGCCGTCGTCGGTATTGCCATGGCATACGGAACGTACCGGCTGGGCCGCCGCCAGCTGATCTCCGCCGCCTTCACCTCCATCTTCGGAGTGCGGACGGTTGAAGGCCCGGTGGGCAAGTTCATCAACATCCTCGCCATCTTCGCCACGCTCTTCGGCACCGCGGCCTCACTGGGCCTGGGCGCCCTGCAAATCGGCAGCGGCCTCAGCTCCAACGGATGGGCCGGCGAAATCGGCACCCCTGTGCTGGTGGTCATTGTCGCCATCCTGACCCTCTGCTTCGTGGCCTCCGCAGTGTCCGGCATCAGCCGCGGCATCCAGTGGTTGTCCAACATCAACATGGTCCTGGCCGTGGTCCTCGCCCTCATCGTGTTCGTGGCCGGCCCCACCCTGTTCATCCTCAACCTGATCCCCTCGGCCGTGGGCGACTACGCCCGCGACGTCGCCGAAATGTCCACCCGCACCGAGGCTGTCGGCGACGAGTCGCTGCGTGCCTGGCTGTCCGGCTGGACCATCTTCTACTGGGCCTGGTGGATCTCCTGGACGCCGTTCGTAGGCATGTTCATCGCCCGGATCAGCCGGGGCCGGACCATCCGCCAGTTCGTCACCGGCGTGCTGCTGGTGCCGAGCATCGTGAGCGTCATCTGGTTCGGTATCTTCGGCGGCACTGCGTTCCAGATCCAGCAGCAGGCCGACAAGACGGACAACCCAACCGACGGCATCGCCA
Encoded here:
- a CDS encoding helix-turn-helix transcriptional regulator; amino-acid sequence: MDIAHRLREALAPYWESSALVVFTEDCTGRPQKKAGAEAIISRVSIAELDTIRASLAEGEGGGMWLGEAGFGGARRPVLALTSPSNALMVLSDPEPTPDTSAPIDPRWVLHYLWTLAAERIREKVADAPPSYLIESRAASAERLRVTAELVDQHSTTLETLLAALRSPALADAAARTAATDVAAKALVGLRTLSDRTTDLVEEPVASAFQRLREDLRPLMNFSGIDVQFIEPPVNGRALPGEVAHAARAIVRGLVLAMVDQQGVRRIRTQWDCDGANLLINVRDDGPGELSSSAPAMARLVQRVEALNGSMGVDVMPGWGADVAVVIPLDPPARPLAEAADWNLGERELEVLQLLAAGQRNRSIAAKLHISENTVKFHLRNLYRKIGASSRTEAMALAHSNGLR
- a CDS encoding BCCT family transporter, which gives rise to MALNSDIRPDAQSPIELEESQPVPAPESSFSSHEPHDAEDTQQILQELRQSKTERAVTERRNRKLVLDKWTFGITGVIALAFVAWGFLGRDSLATVSTDVLGWVMEYTGWLFMVLASLFVVFVLWLALGRFGNIPLGKDGEKPEFRTISWIAMMFAAGMGIGLMFYGVAEPLYHFISPPPGTVDGHTPEAIQTAMATSIFHWTLHPWAMYAVVGIAMAYGTYRLGRRQLISAAFTSIFGVRTVEGPVGKFINILAIFATLFGTAASLGLGALQIGSGLSSNGWAGEIGTPVLVVIVAILTLCFVASAVSGISRGIQWLSNINMVLAVVLALIVFVAGPTLFILNLIPSAVGDYARDVAEMSTRTEAVGDESLRAWLSGWTIFYWAWWISWTPFVGMFIARISRGRTIRQFVTGVLLVPSIVSVIWFGIFGGTAFQIQQQADKTDNPTDGIAKMVDGASTIDFDGALFDLVKNLQMPGWAVTAVIVLAMVLVAIFFVTGADSASIVMSSLSSNGSSEPRRGLVIFWGSLTGAVAAVMLLAGGDEPSEALSGLQRITIVAALPFVLVMFLLCIALTRDLRRDPISLRRRLADTVVERAIRSGVDQHGGAQFDLVTKHECDQHCPEDSPCAASPADTQAPAKNQE
- a CDS encoding LysR family transcriptional regulator, whose amino-acid sequence is MIDARLITLRVFARCGTIGGTAELTGYSPSAVSAQLRELQRVLGMQLLTKDGRGVRLTATGRFLVAGADPLIAQWETLRAAAMEAGDQVQSHFGLGGFSSAAAQLLAPLAATLRSTHPLLEVQVLEADPARCFDLLIAERIDLAVIIAMQSDSYGEDDPRFEQRVLLDDPLDVIIPGDHPLASRETATLEELASEPWITEAAGSTYHSLFTAAFTAVGVTPRIAHEAVEWETHIAFVGAGLGVGLLPRLAPLHGAENVVRLRITGKSKPTRRIVAAVRRGSIAAPLIQESLGILQVNANRILTERLEEEEL
- a CDS encoding aromatic ring-hydroxylating oxygenase subunit alpha; protein product: MTASVNVPLNTRGKLAASLPDEQLAEITALFQFRRTGYSLDAPFYTDPSIFKIDMEAIFGQHWIFAASTAELPEPGDYVTVDYGPYSLIVLRNDDGGVNVLHNVCRHRGARVLTESAGSTGNLVCGYHSWTYSPEGNLIHASAPGEAKFDKNCFALKRAHGREVAGLIFVCIADEPPADFDETAKIFEPYLAPHDLSKTKIAYQQNIIEEGNWKLVMENNRECYHCDGHPELACSLFPTWGLTEGLIPPHLEEVWDRNKQAQSSLEERCRRYGLPYEVVEQLDTRIAGIRISRESLDGEGESFSADGRRLSKKLLGDLRDFRLGRCSMHLQPNSWFHFLGDHVITFGVFPINEHQSLVRTTWLVADDAVEGVDYDLEKLTYTWKQTNLQDKAFVELCQQGAGSPAYEPGPYMKSEYQVEAFINWYVQRVQEHLA
- a CDS encoding IclR family transcriptional regulator — encoded protein: MASNNEREPGIDGEPGQSGGVQSVDRALTVLEILAREGHASVSEIAEEMGIHKSTVSRLLGSLVTREMVHQNSDRGKYQLGFGILRLASSIPGRLSLVREARPVLEALAEEFKETVNLAVLRSNYAVNVDQAMGPSTLATYDWVGNLTPLHATSSGKVLLAALPAEERDRILKETGLPPRTPRTITNRKELETQLIDVAREGYGVVREEFEIGLAAVAVPVHNHLGAVIGAISISGPAFRFDPEKTPGLIEALKDAGLQVSARMGYTGGR
- the hxlA gene encoding 3-hexulose-6-phosphate synthase; this translates as MKLQVAMDVLTVEAALDLAGKVAEYVDIIELGTPLVKNAGLAAVTAVKTAHPDKIVFADMKTMDAGELEAEIAFAAGADLVSVLGSADDSTIAGAVKAAKAHNKGIVVDLIGVADKVGRAKEARALGAKFIEFHAGLDEQAKPGYNLDVLLSAGEEARVPFSVAGGVNLSTIGAVQRAGAEVAVVGGSIYSADDPGVAAKELKAAII
- a CDS encoding ferredoxin reductase; amino-acid sequence: MIELLTETAIQEPQRIRGLEMPWNRVMGSTEAPARAARVLNPWHPQEFMAECVETVPEAGAMMTFVFRRCDGAPLAFRAGQYVNIAFPVNGEDQEPVDRSYSLSSSPTQPWTFSITVKCDPTGLVSPWVHENVKPGTVLEMLGPVGAFHLPDADRRARYLLLAAGAGITPIMSMVRTIHSLPGHADVVVLYHGSDAGGFAFHRELAYIASVDSRLKVYYSLGDRSVPEGWEGLSGRLTAAMLEEVAPDANGRQVYACGPEGYLNTATELLKKVGVDDTSIYMEFFSGDRQTLLEYQAEVALAADFAEEIAEEIADSAEDYFESQPAAFGLYEPGYDADGTLQASGLPLEVVDPETPGSDSDSDAGIPGSEPEAGSPDASSFDTVGTGSLTMSFMRTGINVRIDPTEHILEAAQRAGVRIGANCKEGMCGSCKVVKLSGDVEMNHQGGIRAREISAGKFLPCCSTAQTDLVIDA
- a CDS encoding polysaccharide deacetylase family protein translates to MKKLLTLLVSVLLVLTLGGFARADGFSRGLISVTFDDGWASQHENALPILDEYGIPATLYITSGVIDQQPTFMTQSQIQDFADRGHEIASHTVTHPHLRELSPDQLAAELTESQATLRRLFGPSAATSFASPYAEYNNATLAAIRQVYSNHRAFDDDGTDNSGFNTRAAYDPYNLRVKFVESTTTTDTVQGWIDSARANNAWLILAYHEVGANIGGGTYTTDTAVFDADMKAVRDSGLGLVTVGQGAAEVLLQAARN
- the hxlB gene encoding 6-phospho-3-hexuloisomerase, yielding MSTIAETVPAEFAGASVTGAGRAFAVNRALVLDEISDVFQGVDPAEVAALVTELRLADRIFVTGAGRSGLVLKMAAMRLMHLGLAVHVVGETTAPAIRAGDLLLAASGSGTTAGVVKAAETAVAQGARVAAYTTSKGSPLAAAAAAVVLIPAAQKTDHASAVTRQYSGSLFEQVLFATTEAVFQSLWDEDASAPEDLWQRHANLE